A stretch of the Archangium violaceum genome encodes the following:
- a CDS encoding ricin-type beta-trefoil lectin domain protein encodes MKNTKHNTLSTVTALFATIATLNGLPATAEAAPAGKSVTAPEVSPDMLNAMRRDLKGTEEQLMRRLDFEAKAPSLERGLREQLGDSFGGAWLNEKGTQLIIGVTDEASAARVRRAGAEPRLVKHNKARLDQIMEELNRNAHNAPSSVHAWYVDVATNSVVVLAENATSLTASRAQAFAALSSGAKDGALRVEHSAQAPRPAYDVRGGEVYFTGTGAGGSYSACSVGFSVHGGFVTAGHCGGAGTPTLGHNWQSMGTVRASVWPGNDWAWVATNSSWTPQPWVYNHNNGNVLVQGSNPASIGASICRSGNTTGWRCGTLLATNVTVNYSDGPVYGLSTTDACADPGDSGGAVLSGNQAQGVTSGIAGGCANGNPPRTFFQPVNPILNAYGLSLVTSGGGGSTGAFVSRMNGKCIDVPNANFSDGVQLQMYTCNGTNAQRFTWDGARLKIGGKCMDVSGASTANGTRIQLANCNGNRAQDFTLSPAGDLVSYLADKCVDIEGFNGNDGAKLSIYTCSGTSNQKWDFR; translated from the coding sequence ATGAAGAATACAAAGCACAACACGCTCTCCACCGTGACGGCGTTGTTCGCCACCATCGCCACCCTGAACGGTCTGCCGGCCACCGCCGAGGCCGCTCCCGCCGGCAAGAGCGTGACCGCGCCAGAGGTGTCGCCGGACATGCTCAACGCGATGCGCCGGGACCTGAAGGGCACCGAGGAGCAACTGATGCGCCGGCTGGACTTCGAGGCGAAGGCGCCCTCCCTGGAGCGGGGCCTGCGCGAGCAGCTGGGCGACAGCTTCGGCGGCGCCTGGTTGAACGAGAAAGGCACCCAGCTCATCATCGGCGTCACCGATGAGGCCAGCGCCGCGCGCGTTCGCCGAGCCGGAGCCGAGCCCCGGCTCGTCAAGCACAACAAGGCGCGGCTGGATCAGATCATGGAGGAGCTGAACCGCAACGCCCACAACGCGCCCTCCTCGGTCCACGCGTGGTACGTGGACGTCGCCACCAACAGTGTCGTGGTGCTGGCCGAGAACGCCACGAGCCTGACGGCCTCGCGTGCCCAGGCGTTCGCCGCCCTGAGCAGCGGCGCGAAGGACGGGGCGCTCCGCGTGGAGCACTCCGCCCAGGCCCCGCGCCCGGCGTACGACGTGCGCGGCGGCGAGGTCTACTTCACCGGCACCGGGGCCGGTGGCTCCTATTCCGCCTGCTCGGTGGGCTTCTCCGTGCACGGCGGCTTCGTCACCGCGGGACACTGTGGCGGAGCGGGCACCCCCACCCTCGGCCACAACTGGCAGTCCATGGGCACCGTCCGGGCCTCGGTCTGGCCCGGCAATGACTGGGCGTGGGTGGCAACCAACAGCTCGTGGACGCCGCAGCCCTGGGTGTACAACCACAACAACGGCAACGTCCTGGTTCAGGGCTCCAACCCGGCCAGCATCGGCGCGTCCATCTGCCGCTCCGGCAACACGACCGGCTGGCGGTGTGGAACGCTCCTGGCCACGAACGTCACCGTCAACTACTCCGATGGCCCCGTCTATGGCCTGTCCACGACCGACGCGTGCGCCGATCCCGGTGACTCGGGTGGCGCGGTCCTCTCCGGCAACCAGGCGCAGGGCGTGACCTCGGGCATCGCGGGCGGCTGCGCCAACGGCAACCCTCCCCGGACGTTCTTCCAGCCCGTCAACCCCATCCTCAACGCCTACGGCCTCTCGCTCGTCACGAGCGGCGGTGGCGGCAGCACCGGAGCGTTCGTCTCGCGGATGAACGGCAAGTGCATCGACGTGCCCAACGCCAACTTCTCCGATGGCGTCCAACTGCAGATGTATACCTGCAATGGGACCAATGCCCAGAGGTTCACCTGGGACGGCGCCCGGCTGAAGATTGGCGGCAAGTGCATGGACGTGTCCGGGGCCTCGACGGCCAACGGCACCCGCATCCAGCTCGCCAACTGCAACGGCAACCGCGCCCAGGACTTCACGTTGAGCCCCGCGGGCGACCTGGTCAGCTACCTCGCCGACAAGTGCGTGGATATCGAGGGGTTCAACGGCAACGACGGCGCCAAACTGAGCATCTACACCTGCAGCGGCACCTCGAACCAGAAGTGGGACTTCCGCTAG
- a CDS encoding isochorismatase family protein — MNAWEAQQVIAQSNAFEKERLVFAGLWTGVCIVGPVLSALDQGFKPYVITDACGDVSDEAHERAVQRMIQAGAIPMTSLQYLLALHRDARPPSVRHFVGASPWSSHVVPLEKIP; from the coding sequence ATGAATGCCTGGGAAGCTCAGCAGGTGATCGCTCAGAGCAATGCCTTCGAGAAGGAGCGGCTGGTGTTCGCGGGACTCTGGACTGGCGTGTGCATCGTCGGCCCTGTTCTGTCCGCGCTCGACCAGGGATTCAAGCCGTACGTCATCACCGATGCCTGTGGTGATGTGTCCGACGAGGCACATGAGCGCGCGGTGCAGCGCATGATCCAGGCCGGTGCGATTCCGATGACCAGCTTGCAGTACCTGCTCGCCCTGCATCGCGACGCGCGGCCGCCGTCAGTGCGCCACTTCGTCGGTGCCTCGCCATGGAGCTCTCACGTCGTCCCCTTGGAGAAAATTCCTTGA
- a CDS encoding PQQ-dependent sugar dehydrogenase produces MRTFPLIVVLAALLSGCSSKTPEPEPNPDPGGDTPPEEPLPSGPPVEQGPPNVPEFQPAFPGQTRAPAIQTRTAFQVTEIASGFKNPWAIAFLPDSRILVTEKPTGSLYIVTPQGAKSPAVAGLPPVDGRGQGGLLDVEIGPDYAQSQLIYWTYYEPREGGNGLAVARARLVDGEQPRVENVQVIFRMMPTFESTLHAGGRLVFTPDGKLFVTLGERSHLPGRVQARDLGSHFGKIVRINPDGSVPQDNPFVGTEGARPEIWSVGHRNILSAALDSQKRLWTVEMGPKGGDELNLPEAGKDYGWPTIGYGEEYSGEPIHESPQGPGMEQPVYYWDPVISPSGMTIYTGDLFPEWRNNVFIGGLSSKALVRLMMRNDRVVGEERLLKELNARIREVVQGPEGALYLLTDATDGQLLKLTPR; encoded by the coding sequence ATGCGAACCTTCCCGCTGATCGTTGTCCTCGCCGCCCTCCTGTCTGGCTGCAGCAGCAAGACCCCCGAGCCCGAGCCCAACCCCGATCCGGGGGGCGACACTCCGCCGGAGGAGCCTCTTCCGAGCGGCCCCCCGGTAGAGCAGGGCCCCCCCAACGTGCCCGAGTTCCAACCGGCCTTCCCCGGTCAGACGCGCGCCCCGGCCATCCAGACGCGCACGGCCTTCCAGGTCACTGAGATCGCCTCGGGTTTCAAGAATCCCTGGGCCATCGCCTTCCTGCCGGATTCGCGCATACTGGTGACGGAGAAGCCGACCGGCTCGCTCTACATCGTCACCCCTCAGGGCGCGAAGTCCCCCGCCGTGGCGGGTCTGCCGCCCGTGGATGGCCGGGGACAGGGCGGGCTGCTCGACGTGGAGATCGGTCCCGACTACGCCCAGAGCCAGCTCATCTACTGGACCTATTACGAGCCGCGCGAGGGTGGCAATGGCCTGGCGGTGGCCCGCGCGCGCCTCGTGGACGGCGAGCAGCCGCGCGTGGAGAACGTGCAGGTCATCTTCCGCATGATGCCCACGTTCGAGTCGACCCTGCACGCGGGGGGGCGGCTCGTGTTCACCCCAGACGGCAAGCTGTTCGTCACGCTCGGTGAGCGCTCCCACCTCCCTGGCCGGGTCCAGGCCCGGGACCTGGGGAGCCACTTCGGGAAGATCGTCCGCATCAACCCCGACGGCTCGGTGCCCCAGGACAACCCGTTCGTCGGCACCGAGGGCGCCCGGCCGGAGATCTGGTCCGTGGGACACCGCAACATCCTGTCCGCGGCGCTCGACAGCCAGAAGCGCCTGTGGACGGTGGAGATGGGGCCGAAGGGGGGTGACGAGCTCAACCTCCCGGAGGCTGGCAAGGATTACGGCTGGCCCACCATCGGCTACGGCGAGGAGTACTCCGGCGAGCCCATCCACGAGAGCCCCCAGGGCCCGGGCATGGAGCAGCCCGTGTACTACTGGGATCCGGTGATCTCCCCCTCGGGGATGACCATCTACACCGGGGACCTCTTCCCCGAGTGGCGCAACAACGTCTTCATCGGAGGCCTGTCCAGCAAGGCGCTGGTGCGGCTCATGATGAGGAATGACCGCGTGGTGGGCGAGGAGCGGTTGCTCAAGGAGCTGAATGCGCGCATCCGCGAGGTCGTCCAGGGTCCCGAGGGGGCGCTCTACCTGCTCACCGACGCCACCGACGGCCAACTGCTCAAGCTCACGCCCCGGTGA
- a CDS encoding cytochrome P450, giving the protein MSASADIDLMSESFFANPFPTFERLRTQAPVYFFEPFQCFILTRGADIEAVTKNPSFSSRRANEMLGSLGVLREDAASEEMLATWSRLVFFQDPPRHTLLRQLVMKGFTPAALERFRPRLASLVERTLEKVRRQGELDVVADFAEPIAINAIAELFALPEADRPRFMRWSKDLLKPTSSAVRTDEVRNSVRRTSHDMVTYLRDLVEKRRAAPGDDLISQFIAGEEGNLQLAGEAVIQSFQMIGAGFVTSTNQLTNTVLALLKHPEQLRELRGDPGLIRGAIEESLRHEPAILSINRLCVQDTEVGGTRIPQGRFVHAMTAAANRDPEVFPDPDRFDITRAPNRHVTFGVGAHYCPGASLVRLEVEEALRALLTFPRWELADRPYNYQGSNFQDRGPGSLHVRFPSN; this is encoded by the coding sequence ATGAGCGCGAGCGCCGATATCGACTTGATGAGCGAGAGCTTCTTCGCCAACCCCTTCCCCACGTTCGAGCGGTTGCGCACCCAGGCTCCCGTCTATTTCTTCGAGCCCTTCCAGTGCTTCATCCTCACGCGCGGCGCCGATATCGAGGCGGTCACCAAGAACCCGAGCTTCTCCTCGCGGCGCGCGAACGAGATGCTGGGGAGTCTCGGGGTGCTGCGAGAGGACGCGGCGTCGGAGGAGATGCTCGCGACCTGGTCACGGCTCGTCTTCTTCCAGGATCCGCCCCGCCACACGCTGCTGCGTCAGCTCGTCATGAAGGGCTTCACGCCCGCGGCGCTCGAGCGCTTCCGGCCCCGGCTCGCGTCGCTCGTGGAGCGGACCCTGGAGAAGGTGCGGCGCCAGGGAGAGCTGGACGTCGTCGCGGACTTCGCGGAGCCCATCGCCATCAATGCCATCGCCGAGCTGTTCGCGCTCCCCGAGGCGGACAGGCCACGGTTCATGCGCTGGTCGAAGGACCTGCTCAAACCCACGAGCTCGGCGGTCCGCACGGACGAAGTGAGGAACTCCGTGCGGCGAACCTCCCATGACATGGTGACCTACCTGCGGGACCTCGTCGAGAAGCGCCGTGCGGCGCCCGGGGATGATCTCATCAGCCAGTTCATCGCGGGGGAGGAAGGAAACCTCCAGCTCGCGGGCGAGGCCGTCATCCAGTCCTTCCAGATGATCGGCGCGGGCTTCGTCACGTCGACGAACCAGCTCACCAACACGGTCCTCGCGCTCCTGAAGCACCCCGAGCAGCTGCGCGAGCTGAGGGGGGACCCGGGGCTCATCCGGGGCGCCATCGAGGAGAGCCTGCGCCATGAACCGGCCATCCTGTCCATCAACCGGTTGTGCGTGCAGGACACGGAGGTCGGCGGCACGCGCATCCCCCAGGGGCGGTTCGTCCACGCGATGACCGCCGCGGCCAATCGCGACCCCGAGGTGTTCCCCGACCCGGATCGCTTCGACATCACCCGGGCGCCCAACCGGCATGTGACCTTCGGGGTCGGTGCGCACTATTGCCCGGGGGCCTCACTCGTCCGTCTCGAGGTCGAGGAGGCCCTGCGAGCCCTGCTCACGTTTCCGCGCTGGGAGCTGGCCGACAGGCCCTACAACTACCAGGGCTCCAACTTCCAGGATCGCGGGCCCGGCTCGCTCCACGTGCGCTTCCCGAGCAACTAG
- a CDS encoding GH92 family glycosyl hydrolase: MTDRSPRFTCLLALAAVLTIGCDPSPPEADAGTDTDAGANIDAGTDIDAGTDGGSPGAPQDFYSSFEATDPQPTWTSTVELDAKGQKKSFGVTGEAETRIRGSIMDQVVAVAANGENPPDEIATRIADGDLTSKWLTFTSTGWVQLQLAQPIAVKRYAISSANDAPERDPSNWTLEGSQDGMTWTAIDQRGNESFSARFETHTYELTNTTAYLHYRLNVTANHSGNILQISELQLSNGDDTPPPVTDMKSFVGNGPGSSWNAKLGAGFTGTHALRFAGAVLENGRGYSYNKLFDVDIPVTPTTELSYLLFVDAAMNDPTAPSTYAALDLAFDDGTYLSELNAVDQHHATLSPTGQGASRTLYPNEWNYKAARIGDVAAGKTIKRILVGYDHPHGPVSAFGGWIDDVRITATPVHVKPEHLSDYVTTLRGTHSSGRYSRGNNFPATAVPHGFNFWTPVTDASSMSWLYEYHRRNDANNHPALQALSLSHETSPWMGDRQTFQIMPSAVNGTPNANRAARALSFLHENEIARPYYYGVKFDNGIQAELTPTDHAAIFRFTFPGDDASLIFDNVNNNGGLTLDASARVVTGYSDARSGLSVGATRIFIYATFDKPVAASGKLTGGGGSNVTGYFRFTVPADDRTVTMRIATSLISVEQARKNLALEIPDADGFDDVKARAQQLWDQKLGIIEVQGASEDQLTTFYSNLYRLFLYPNSGFENVGTATAPEYAHASPVAAAVGASTPTQTGARVVSGKLYVNNGFWDTYRVTWPAYALFSPTRAGELIDGFVQQYKEGGWLTRWSSPGYADLMTGTSSDVAFADAYVKGIRNFDVEAAYDAALKNATVRPTDRGFGRKGLESSIFLGYTPNSLDAGLSWAMAGYLNDFGIANMASELSKDTSNPRHQEYAESAEYFLERSQNYVNLFDPSIQFFQGRTASGGFATPAALYDPRIWGYDYTETNGWNTAFDAPYDGLGLANLYGGRTQLAAKLDQFFATPETASFVGSYGGVIHEMVEARDVRMGQLALSNQPSFHIPYMYIHAGQPAKTQEKVRDALSRLFVGSNIGQGYLGDEDNGAMSAWHLFSALGFYPLAVGSADYVIGSPLFTKAIIHLENGRDITINAPNNSPKNVYVQALKVNGKAYTKTYLSHALLTAGATLDFDMGPSPSAWGTGEEDAPPSITTDGSAPQPLRDAATGGVATSSDGTNPSALFDDTSATSVSFTAENPTLLYHFASGAREVTFYTLTSGTTAADPMGWTLSGSNDGVTFTTLDERSAETFRWRTQTRAFRVANPGAYAYYRLELTGAAGMSLAELELLARP, translated from the coding sequence ATGACCGATCGTTCACCGCGTTTCACTTGCTTGCTCGCCCTCGCCGCCGTCTTGACCATCGGGTGCGACCCTTCGCCTCCCGAAGCCGATGCGGGCACCGACACCGACGCGGGAGCCAACATCGACGCTGGCACCGACATCGACGCGGGCACCGATGGCGGTTCACCCGGCGCTCCCCAGGATTTCTATTCGTCGTTCGAGGCCACGGATCCGCAGCCCACATGGACTTCCACGGTCGAGCTCGACGCGAAGGGACAGAAGAAGTCCTTCGGGGTCACCGGTGAGGCGGAGACGCGGATCCGCGGCAGCATCATGGATCAGGTGGTCGCGGTGGCCGCCAACGGTGAAAACCCTCCCGACGAGATCGCGACCCGCATCGCCGACGGGGATCTGACCTCCAAGTGGCTGACGTTCACGAGCACCGGCTGGGTGCAGCTCCAGCTCGCGCAGCCCATCGCCGTGAAGCGTTACGCCATCTCCTCCGCCAACGACGCGCCCGAGCGCGACCCCTCCAACTGGACCCTCGAGGGCTCGCAGGACGGAATGACCTGGACCGCGATCGACCAGCGCGGCAACGAGTCGTTCTCCGCCCGCTTCGAGACCCACACCTACGAGCTCACCAACACCACCGCCTATCTCCATTACCGGCTCAACGTCACCGCCAATCACAGCGGCAACATCCTGCAGATCTCCGAGCTCCAGCTCTCCAATGGTGACGACACGCCGCCGCCGGTGACCGACATGAAGAGCTTCGTCGGCAATGGCCCTGGCTCCTCGTGGAATGCGAAGCTCGGCGCCGGGTTTACCGGCACGCACGCCCTCCGCTTCGCGGGCGCGGTCCTGGAGAACGGCCGCGGCTATTCCTACAACAAGCTCTTCGACGTCGACATCCCGGTCACGCCGACGACGGAGCTGTCGTATCTGCTCTTCGTCGACGCGGCGATGAACGACCCGACCGCCCCGAGCACCTACGCGGCGCTCGATCTCGCCTTCGACGACGGCACCTACCTGAGCGAGCTGAACGCCGTCGACCAGCACCACGCGACGCTGAGCCCGACGGGCCAGGGCGCGTCGCGCACGCTCTACCCCAACGAATGGAATTACAAGGCCGCTCGCATCGGTGATGTCGCCGCGGGCAAGACGATCAAGCGCATCCTGGTCGGCTATGACCACCCGCACGGGCCGGTTTCCGCCTTCGGCGGATGGATCGACGACGTGCGGATCACTGCCACGCCCGTGCACGTGAAGCCCGAGCACCTGTCGGATTACGTGACCACCCTGCGCGGCACCCACTCGAGCGGCAGATACTCGCGCGGCAACAACTTCCCCGCGACGGCGGTCCCACACGGGTTCAACTTCTGGACCCCGGTGACCGACGCGAGCTCGATGAGCTGGCTCTACGAGTACCACCGCCGCAACGACGCGAACAACCACCCGGCGCTCCAGGCGCTCTCCCTGAGCCACGAGACGAGCCCGTGGATGGGGGACCGGCAGACCTTCCAGATCATGCCCTCGGCGGTCAACGGCACGCCGAACGCCAACCGCGCCGCGCGCGCCCTCTCCTTCCTGCACGAGAACGAGATCGCGCGGCCCTACTACTACGGCGTGAAGTTCGACAACGGCATCCAGGCGGAGCTCACGCCCACCGACCATGCCGCGATCTTCCGCTTCACGTTCCCCGGCGACGACGCGAGCCTCATCTTCGACAACGTCAACAACAACGGCGGGCTCACCCTCGACGCCTCCGCGCGCGTGGTGACTGGCTACTCCGACGCGCGCAGCGGGCTCTCGGTGGGCGCCACGCGCATCTTCATCTACGCCACGTTCGACAAGCCGGTGGCCGCGAGCGGCAAGCTCACCGGTGGCGGCGGCTCGAACGTGACCGGCTACTTCCGCTTCACCGTCCCGGCGGACGACCGCACCGTCACCATGCGCATCGCCACCTCGCTCATCAGCGTCGAGCAGGCCAGGAAGAACCTCGCGCTCGAGATCCCGGACGCCGACGGCTTCGACGACGTGAAGGCGCGCGCCCAGCAGCTCTGGGACCAGAAGCTCGGCATCATCGAGGTCCAGGGCGCCAGTGAGGACCAGCTCACCACGTTCTATTCCAACCTGTACCGGCTGTTCCTCTATCCGAACTCGGGATTCGAGAATGTCGGCACGGCGACCGCACCCGAATACGCGCACGCGAGCCCGGTGGCCGCGGCAGTCGGCGCGAGCACGCCCACGCAGACCGGCGCCAGGGTCGTGAGTGGAAAGCTCTACGTGAACAACGGCTTCTGGGACACCTACCGGGTGACCTGGCCCGCATACGCGCTGTTCTCGCCCACCCGGGCGGGCGAGCTGATCGACGGCTTCGTGCAGCAGTACAAGGAAGGCGGGTGGCTCACCCGCTGGTCCTCGCCCGGCTATGCCGATCTCATGACCGGCACGAGCTCCGATGTCGCCTTCGCCGACGCCTACGTGAAGGGCATCCGGAACTTCGACGTGGAGGCGGCCTACGACGCGGCGCTGAAGAACGCGACGGTCCGGCCGACCGACCGCGGCTTCGGACGCAAGGGGCTCGAATCGTCGATCTTCCTGGGCTACACCCCGAACTCGCTCGACGCCGGCCTGTCGTGGGCGATGGCCGGCTATCTGAACGACTTCGGCATCGCGAACATGGCGAGCGAGCTCTCCAAGGACACGAGCAACCCGCGCCACCAGGAGTACGCCGAGAGCGCGGAGTACTTCCTCGAGCGGTCGCAGAACTACGTGAACCTGTTCGACCCGTCGATCCAGTTCTTCCAGGGCAGGACGGCGAGTGGCGGTTTCGCGACGCCGGCGGCTCTGTATGACCCGCGTATCTGGGGCTACGACTACACCGAGACCAACGGCTGGAACACCGCCTTCGACGCGCCGTACGACGGCCTCGGCCTCGCCAACCTGTACGGCGGCAGGACCCAGCTCGCCGCGAAGCTCGATCAGTTCTTCGCCACGCCCGAGACAGCGAGCTTCGTGGGCTCCTACGGCGGAGTGATTCACGAGATGGTCGAGGCGCGCGACGTGCGCATGGGCCAGCTCGCACTGAGCAACCAGCCCTCGTTCCACATCCCGTACATGTACATCCACGCCGGGCAGCCGGCGAAGACGCAGGAGAAGGTTCGCGACGCGCTCTCGCGCCTCTTCGTGGGGAGCAACATCGGCCAGGGCTACCTCGGCGATGAGGACAACGGCGCGATGTCGGCGTGGCACCTCTTCAGCGCGCTCGGCTTCTACCCGCTCGCGGTGGGTAGCGCGGACTACGTCATTGGCTCGCCGCTCTTCACCAAGGCGATCATCCACCTCGAGAACGGCCGCGACATCACGATCAACGCGCCGAACAACAGCCCGAAGAACGTCTACGTGCAGGCGCTGAAGGTCAACGGGAAGGCGTATACGAAGACCTACCTGTCACACGCGCTGCTCACCGCTGGCGCCACGCTCGACTTCGACATGGGCCCCTCGCCCTCCGCGTGGGGCACCGGCGAAGAGGACGCGCCGCCCTCGATCACCACCGACGGCAGCGCCCCGCAGCCGCTGCGCGACGCCGCGACGGGCGGCGTGGCCACGTCGAGCGACGGCACGAATCCCAGCGCGCTCTTCGACGACACCTCGGCCACGAGCGTGAGCTTCACTGCGGAGAACCCCACGTTGCTGTACCACTTCGCCTCGGGCGCGCGGGAAGTCACCTTCTACACGCTGACGTCGGGCACCACCGCGGCCGATCCGATGGGCTGGACGCTGAGCGGCTCGAACGACGGCGTGACCTTCACGACCCTCGACGAGCGCAGCGCGGAGACGTTCCGCTGGCGCACGCAGACGCGCGCCTTCCGGGTCGCGAATCCTGGTGCCTACGCGTACTACCGCCTCGAGTTGACCGGCGCGGCGGGCATGTCGCTCGCTGAGCTCGAGCTCCTCGCCAGACCGTAG
- a CDS encoding cytochrome P450, translating into MTTQRVNILAPEFRADPHPRYAEMRRNTPVIQVEPAGFWAVSRYEDVAFVIKNPQLFSSQGFKAAWQPEWVGYNPLANSMLAMDGAGHTRLRTLVSRAFNASAITRLEARIRKLANRLVDELAEKGEADFVSRFAMPLPAFVIGELLGLDVSLHHRFKDWSDDIASVTPEPRDPEHARRTLIAISDATRYISEVIEARRRSPADDLVSELIRAEVEGQSLTDREIIDFLVLLLIAGLETTVHLLANSLLFLAERPDVRARLRAEPALVPGFIEEMLRYDTPVQALVRIVTSDVTLSGVKIPQGDVVLALIASANRDERHYTEPDRFDLHRGQPGLSFGYGVHYCIGAQLARMEARCGLEALLSRFSGFERIPAELNWGQAITVRGPQRLPLRFIPA; encoded by the coding sequence GTGACGACTCAACGTGTGAACATCCTGGCGCCCGAGTTCCGCGCCGACCCGCATCCCCGCTATGCCGAGATGCGCCGCAACACCCCCGTCATCCAGGTAGAGCCCGCGGGGTTCTGGGCCGTTTCCCGTTATGAGGACGTGGCCTTCGTCATCAAGAACCCGCAGCTGTTCTCCTCGCAGGGGTTCAAGGCGGCGTGGCAGCCGGAGTGGGTGGGGTACAACCCGCTCGCCAACTCGATGCTCGCCATGGATGGGGCGGGGCACACCCGGCTGCGGACGCTGGTGAGCCGGGCCTTCAACGCCAGCGCCATCACCCGGCTGGAGGCTCGCATCCGGAAGCTCGCGAACCGGCTCGTGGATGAGCTGGCGGAAAAGGGCGAGGCGGACTTCGTCTCCCGGTTCGCCATGCCGCTGCCGGCGTTCGTCATCGGCGAGCTGCTCGGGCTGGACGTCTCCCTCCATCATCGGTTCAAGGACTGGTCGGACGACATCGCCAGCGTCACCCCCGAGCCCCGAGACCCCGAGCACGCCCGGCGCACGCTCATCGCCATCTCGGACGCGACGCGCTACATCTCCGAGGTCATCGAGGCCCGCCGCCGCTCGCCCGCCGATGATCTGGTCAGCGAGCTGATCCGCGCGGAGGTGGAGGGACAGTCCTTGACGGATAGGGAGATCATCGACTTCCTGGTGCTCCTGCTCATCGCGGGCTTGGAGACGACGGTGCACCTGCTGGCAAACTCCCTGCTCTTCCTGGCGGAGCGCCCGGATGTGCGGGCGCGGCTGCGCGCCGAGCCCGCGCTGGTGCCTGGGTTCATCGAGGAGATGCTGCGCTACGATACGCCCGTCCAGGCGTTGGTACGCATCGTCACCTCCGACGTGACGCTCTCCGGGGTGAAGATTCCCCAGGGGGACGTGGTGCTCGCCCTCATCGCCTCGGCGAACCGTGACGAGCGCCACTACACCGAGCCCGATCGCTTCGATCTCCACCGTGGACAGCCCGGCCTCTCCTTCGGGTATGGCGTCCACTACTGCATCGGCGCGCAGCTGGCCCGGATGGAGGCGCGCTGCGGCCTGGAGGCGCTGCTCTCCCGCTTCAGCGGCTTCGAGCGGATCCCCGCCGAGCTGAACTGGGGCCAGGCCATCACGGTTCGTGGGCCTCAAAGACTGCCGCTTCGTTTCATCCCGGCCTGA